In one Deltaproteobacteria bacterium genomic region, the following are encoded:
- a CDS encoding TolC family protein: protein MDSNRMFSRLRRWFIRAAKAVLMASFFCLLPVPAPCGDQPSGQARLTIDKARSLALENNPSIRAARAGSEATSARVSAAWSAFFPRLDLYEAYERTNTPPAVFTHKLSQEIFSQSDFAIDRLNDPSPISNWKTRLVLTQPLFTSGREITGLQMAHVQDDISAIETQAQEQEVIFRVDEAFFQAILARERVEVLDAALETTRADERLAEERHAAGLALKSDALAAHVQLISREKERLQAAGDMAIALARLNEILGLPQSTPWELAPPDGPLPTPDPDEAVETWITRAHTQRPEILLASKQGRLAELRVREARLRFLPDLTLSGAYEANASDFGPADGDSWGIGVIASLNLFSGLGDRARVAEANAEAKRTGAQMDSVLSRVEREVREAFIRRQVASRQLQVSHEAVAQAEESLRILRERYSNGLALMAEVLAAEEALRAARLSEVRARFDVRLALSALELSAGVLAPKTLP, encoded by the coding sequence ATGGACTCAAACAGGATGTTTTCCCGCTTGCGGCGTTGGTTCATCCGGGCGGCCAAGGCCGTGCTCATGGCATCTTTTTTCTGCCTCCTCCCAGTGCCTGCCCCGTGTGGAGATCAGCCCTCAGGGCAGGCCCGGCTCACCATAGACAAGGCCCGCTCGCTCGCCCTGGAGAACAACCCCTCCATCCGGGCGGCTCGGGCTGGCTCGGAGGCGACGTCCGCGCGGGTCTCTGCTGCGTGGAGCGCCTTTTTCCCCCGCCTCGACCTCTATGAGGCCTATGAACGGACGAACACCCCCCCTGCAGTATTCACTCACAAGCTCTCCCAGGAGATTTTTTCCCAGTCGGATTTCGCCATCGACCGGCTAAACGACCCATCTCCCATCAGCAACTGGAAGACGCGGCTCGTCCTCACCCAGCCCCTATTTACCTCGGGCAGAGAGATCACTGGGCTTCAGATGGCCCATGTCCAGGACGACATATCCGCCATCGAAACACAGGCACAAGAACAGGAGGTCATCTTTCGTGTGGATGAGGCCTTTTTTCAGGCCATCCTCGCCCGAGAACGCGTCGAGGTCCTGGATGCCGCCCTCGAAACCACGCGCGCAGACGAAAGACTTGCCGAGGAAAGACACGCAGCCGGGCTTGCCCTCAAGTCAGACGCCCTCGCCGCCCATGTACAGCTCATTTCCAGGGAAAAGGAACGGCTCCAGGCTGCAGGGGACATGGCAATAGCCCTTGCCCGACTGAACGAGATACTGGGACTTCCGCAATCGACTCCATGGGAACTCGCCCCACCCGATGGGCCCCTCCCGACCCCTGACCCGGACGAGGCCGTTGAGACCTGGATCACCCGGGCCCACACGCAGCGTCCCGAGATCCTCCTTGCCAGCAAGCAGGGACGGCTCGCCGAGCTCCGCGTGCGCGAGGCCCGCCTCAGATTTCTGCCTGATCTCACCCTAAGCGGGGCCTACGAGGCAAACGCCTCTGATTTCGGGCCGGCTGACGGGGATTCATGGGGCATCGGCGTCATTGCCTCCCTTAATCTCTTTTCGGGTCTTGGGGACAGGGCCCGGGTCGCCGAGGCGAACGCCGAGGCGAAAAGGACCGGGGCGCAGATGGACTCGGTCCTGAGCCGGGTGGAGCGCGAGGTCCGGGAGGCCTTCATTCGCAGACAGGTCGCATCCAGACAGCTCCAGGTCTCCCACGAGGCGGTCGCCCAGGCCGAGGAGTCTCTGCGCATCCTCCGCGAACGTTACTCCAACGGGCTCGCCCTCATGGCCGAGGTCCTCGCGGCAGAGGAGGCCCTGCGCGCGGCGCGTCTTTCAGAGGTCCGCGCCCGGTTTGACGTCCGTCTTGCCCTCTCAGCCCTCGAGCTCAGCGCCGGTGTCCTTGCCCCTAAGACCCTACCGTAA
- a CDS encoding NifU family protein: protein MENQVKEALEKIRPMLQKDGGDVEFVSVDEATGLVRVRLTGACKGCPMSQMTLKAGIERYLRSEVSSVTAVESV, encoded by the coding sequence ATGGAAAACCAGGTTAAGGAAGCCCTTGAGAAGATCCGTCCCATGCTGCAAAAGGACGGTGGGGATGTGGAATTCGTTTCTGTGGACGAGGCAACCGGGCTTGTGAGGGTGCGGCTCACTGGGGCCTGCAAGGGCTGCCCAATGAGCCAGATGACCCTTAAGGCCGGGATAGAGCGTTATCTCCGGAGCGAGGTTTCGTCGGTCACTGCTGTTGAATCGGTCTGA
- a CDS encoding L,D-transpeptidase family protein, whose amino-acid sequence MRRNYPLAFLCLFSLIATCFASQAGGEDLLSPLIREKVERQGSVSAIPCKAERVCGSRIIREFYRKRAYRPVWSSEGRALPRARSFVEVLGSARDEGLRPEDYHYEAVMRLFQQAFGDPARTSPDAAADCDLLLTNAFFVYGTHLCSGRADPRALFRHWSIDERGLDLSSVLEEVSRGRDLREAIAALRPHDPAYVFLLAALSRYRALEEAGGWQPVVMAEKRLERGDRSPAVDALRRRLQITGEFRESGGSSPPDLFDEALEQAVRSFQARHGLTVDGIVGRRTLAELNIPVEARLRQIALNLERLRWLPETLGDRYLLLNIADFSLSAWEGGKKRMEMKAIVGRTQRPTPLLSSTIDTVILNPPWNVPHSIATKDLLPAIRKDPGMLAKKGFRVFSGRGAGAQEIDPSKIDWQRFSERNFPFRLRQDPGPANALGDMKFSFPNTESVYLHGTPARNLFMKSRRDFSSGCIRVEDPLALAEWILEGQGSWNRDAIIEALAPVVTRSIPVRRPVPIHVLYLTAWAEPDGTVHFRPDIYGQDAVLARALGMDGQVL is encoded by the coding sequence GTGAGGAGAAACTATCCGCTCGCTTTCCTGTGCCTTTTCTCGCTGATAGCCACCTGCTTTGCGTCACAGGCGGGTGGGGAGGATCTCCTGAGCCCCCTCATTAGGGAAAAGGTCGAGCGCCAGGGGTCTGTCTCAGCCATCCCGTGCAAGGCCGAGAGGGTCTGCGGCTCCAGGATCATACGAGAGTTCTATCGAAAACGCGCATATCGACCTGTCTGGAGCAGCGAGGGTCGAGCCCTGCCCAGGGCACGGTCGTTCGTCGAGGTCCTCGGGTCGGCACGTGACGAGGGCCTGCGGCCCGAAGATTATCATTACGAGGCCGTGATGCGTCTCTTCCAGCAGGCATTCGGGGATCCGGCCAGGACGTCCCCGGATGCAGCCGCTGATTGCGATCTCCTCCTCACAAACGCCTTTTTCGTCTATGGAACGCACTTGTGCTCAGGCAGGGCGGACCCTCGGGCCCTCTTCAGGCACTGGTCCATAGACGAACGGGGACTCGACCTGTCCTCCGTGCTGGAAGAGGTCTCCCGGGGCCGGGATCTTCGCGAGGCCATAGCCGCCTTGAGGCCTCACGACCCGGCATACGTCTTTCTTCTTGCCGCACTTTCCAGATACAGGGCGCTCGAAGAGGCAGGAGGCTGGCAGCCGGTGGTCATGGCAGAAAAAAGGCTCGAGCGCGGGGATCGGTCTCCTGCAGTTGATGCCCTGCGCAGACGCCTTCAAATCACGGGAGAATTTCGTGAATCCGGAGGTTCCTCACCCCCGGATCTCTTTGACGAAGCCCTCGAACAGGCGGTTCGGTCCTTTCAGGCGAGGCACGGGCTCACCGTTGACGGTATCGTCGGTCGCAGGACCCTTGCCGAGTTGAACATCCCGGTGGAGGCAAGGCTGCGGCAGATTGCGCTGAATCTTGAGCGGCTGCGCTGGCTCCCAGAGACCCTGGGAGATCGCTACCTTCTTCTCAATATCGCGGATTTCTCACTGTCTGCATGGGAAGGAGGGAAAAAGCGCATGGAGATGAAGGCCATCGTGGGACGCACCCAGCGGCCGACCCCCCTTCTCAGCAGCACGATCGACACTGTCATATTAAATCCTCCATGGAATGTCCCCCATTCCATCGCGACCAAGGACCTCCTTCCTGCCATCCGGAAAGACCCTGGCATGCTGGCGAAAAAGGGTTTTCGTGTCTTTTCAGGACGGGGAGCTGGTGCACAAGAGATCGACCCATCGAAGATAGATTGGCAGCGGTTTTCCGAGAGGAATTTTCCGTTTAGACTTCGTCAGGACCCTGGGCCTGCCAACGCCTTGGGAGACATGAAGTTTTCCTTTCCCAACACCGAGTCGGTATATCTGCACGGGACCCCTGCGCGCAATCTCTTCATGAAGTCCCGAAGGGATTTCAGCTCGGGGTGTATCAGGGTGGAGGACCCCCTCGCCCTCGCCGAGTGGATCCTCGAGGGGCAGGGGTCGTGGAACAGGGATGCCATCATCGAGGCCCTTGCCCCAGTGGTGACCAGATCTATCCCGGTCCGTCGGCCGGTCCCCATCCACGTACTATACTTGACCGCGTGGGCGGAACCAGACGGAACGGTCCACTTCCGGCCCGATATCTACGGTCAGGATGCCGTTCTTGCCCGCGCACTTGGCATGGATGGACAAGTATTGTAA
- a CDS encoding DUF882 domain-containing protein — MTRRGFLKVSALFALSIMAPREGLAAAAPKRVLAFHNLHTDETWEAPYWAKGRYLKGALAQINHIMRDHRTNQIKAIDIRLLDLLYALRKRLGTDEPFQIISGYRSPATNAALCRKGSGVARRSLHMKGKAVDICLPETPLPRLHQAAVSLRRGGVGYYPSSSFVHVDVGEVRYWQS, encoded by the coding sequence ATGACGCGAAGGGGTTTTCTCAAGGTCAGCGCCCTTTTCGCCCTTTCCATCATGGCACCGAGGGAGGGTCTTGCTGCCGCTGCTCCCAAGCGTGTCCTCGCCTTTCATAATCTCCATACCGATGAGACCTGGGAGGCCCCGTACTGGGCCAAAGGAAGGTATCTCAAGGGTGCGCTCGCTCAGATCAATCACATCATGAGGGACCACAGGACGAATCAAATCAAGGCCATAGACATCCGCCTTCTCGACCTTCTCTATGCCCTCCGCAAGAGGCTCGGCACAGACGAGCCTTTTCAGATCATCTCTGGTTACCGGTCGCCTGCGACGAACGCCGCCCTTTGCAGGAAAGGCAGCGGGGTCGCTCGCCGGAGCCTTCATATGAAGGGAAAGGCGGTGGATATTTGCCTTCCCGAGACACCTCTGCCGCGTCTCCATCAGGCGGCGGTCTCCCTCCGCCGGGGCGGGGTGGGGTATTATCCCTCATCGTCATTCGTCCATGTGGATGTGGGAGAGGTGCGGTATTGGCAATCCTGA
- a CDS encoding efflux RND transporter periplasmic adaptor subunit — MNMRYPALFCLILTLIAGCGREPKDGPPELAQAVSAQTTTVTVRDIPLLKTFPGTSRGKVVMEIAAKIPATVQDVRVDIGDRVKKGDLLIVLDDKDMTARVASFEASRDSAARRRDALSAEREYASSQYARYERLLAHDAATREEYDRAKASLDALDAQIRSVEAEMARAAAGVQEARAALSYLRIHAPAPGTVTERSVDPGTFAPAGAPLLAIEGEQGMWFEARVDEKLLSHVKTGDTAILEIPSAGVIESLPIEAVVTQADPRTATFPVRVDATALNIKGGVFGRLHVIQGMRPALLIPFSALVERSGITGVYLVGPDDIVRWRIVRPGERWRPATHNPGLLVPAGGSPPDADTLVEVLAGLSRGDEIVTGHPTGIKEGVRLARH; from the coding sequence ATGAACATGAGATACCCGGCCCTCTTCTGTCTGATACTCACCCTTATCGCCGGCTGCGGCCGTGAACCGAAAGATGGCCCTCCGGAACTTGCGCAGGCCGTTTCCGCCCAAACAACCACTGTCACTGTGCGCGACATTCCCTTGCTCAAGACCTTTCCAGGCACGAGCCGGGGTAAGGTCGTCATGGAGATCGCGGCAAAGATCCCGGCCACAGTCCAGGATGTCCGGGTCGATATCGGGGATCGGGTAAAGAAAGGGGATCTGCTCATCGTCCTGGACGACAAGGACATGACTGCCCGAGTGGCCTCCTTCGAGGCATCCCGGGACAGTGCCGCGCGCAGGCGCGATGCCCTCTCTGCCGAACGCGAGTACGCATCCTCCCAGTATGCCCGCTACGAGAGACTCTTAGCCCATGACGCCGCAACCCGTGAGGAATACGACCGGGCCAAGGCGAGCCTCGACGCCCTTGACGCCCAGATCCGGTCCGTGGAGGCAGAGATGGCCCGGGCCGCGGCAGGAGTCCAGGAGGCCCGCGCAGCCCTTTCCTATCTTCGAATCCACGCCCCTGCCCCTGGTACTGTGACCGAAAGATCTGTGGATCCCGGCACATTCGCCCCTGCTGGCGCCCCGCTCCTGGCCATCGAAGGGGAACAGGGCATGTGGTTCGAGGCCCGCGTCGACGAAAAGCTCCTGTCCCATGTGAAGACGGGGGACACGGCGATCCTCGAGATCCCATCCGCCGGCGTGATCGAATCTCTTCCCATCGAGGCCGTAGTTACACAGGCGGATCCCAGGACCGCGACCTTCCCCGTCCGGGTGGACGCCACAGCCCTCAACATCAAGGGCGGCGTCTTCGGCCGGCTCCACGTGATTCAGGGCATGAGACCGGCCCTCCTCATCCCCTTCTCGGCCTTGGTAGAAAGAAGCGGCATCACCGGGGTGTATCTCGTGGGTCCGGACGACATCGTACGCTGGAGGATCGTGCGTCCTGGAGAGCGATGGAGACCCGCGACCCATAACCCTGGGCTCCTCGTGCCGGCCGGAGGATCTCCACCTGATGCAGATACATTGGTGGAGGTCCTGGCCGGTCTTTCCCGAGGAGATGAGATCGTAACAGGGCATCCCACAGGTATTAAAGAAGGAGTCCGCCTTGCACGGCACTGA
- a CDS encoding efflux RND transporter permease subunit: MLARITEAFVDSKITPLLIIASILLGALSIFITPSEEEPQIVVPMIDVMVAMPGASPQEVERRVVTPMEKLLWEIPGVEYVYSTAMDGKALTIVRFEVGEDVERSLVKAYEKLYSHFDWIPPGCGKPILKARSIDDVPIMVLTLWGKAHDPLALRSLAARLDDEIRAIPGVSQTQVIGGLRREVRVILDPQALAALGLDPVDVTASLGSQNAASWITDLTTDNRAFSLRVDGFFKDVRDVEGIIVANRDGRPVFLRDVARIVDGPEEPASYVLIGAGGSPQKAGLALSPGETANAVSLAVSKRKGQNATLIANEVLRKVEMTRGYILPDDVHVTITRDYGETAKQKSDELLEHLAIATISVACLMALLLGIRASLVVLVAIPVTLAFTLFIYYLYGYTLNRVTLFALIFCIGILVDDPIVGVENIVRHLRLPENQGRPFRKIIVESVVEVGSPLVLATFTVIAAILPLAFVRGLMGPYMRPMPVGASVAMFLSMVVTFVITPWAAYHILGRRASHPEEREGRLTLLYRKIMGRLIASVSLRWAFLWIMALLFAASCLLIATKVVKVKMLPFDNKSEFQVIIDMPEGTSLEKTAEVAGELGAILARQPEVTDYELYVGTAAPFNFNGLVRHYYLREGPNVADIQVNLIDRHQRSEQSHPIAKALRPALEEAARRHGARIKVAEIPPGPPVLQTLVAEIYGPDPEGRLKVARDVLSFFESTKGVVDVDWYVADPQPEWHVVVDRDKALTLGVTPERVVETISTALGGSVAGLLHDPSALEDVLIRVRLPRQMRATLHDIEALRVRSSSGALIGITEVAAIRERTIEQPIYHKNLQPVVYVTADVAGEEESPIYAILALNKKLKEYTTPSGTKLDILYTHQPFSTRDWSMKWDGEWHITYEVFRDMGGAFGVVVIIIFVLVVGWFRSYTIPLVILAPIPLSLIGIIPAHAIAGAFFTATSMIGFIAGAGIVVRNSIILVDFIELRLSQGMPLAEAVVDAGAVRFRPMLLTASAVIVGSFVILFDPIFQGLAISLMAGEVAATLFSRMVVPILYYLDHRIKQERRLVL; the protein is encoded by the coding sequence ATCCTTGCCCGTATCACCGAGGCCTTCGTCGATTCCAAGATTACCCCGCTTCTCATCATCGCGAGCATCCTCCTCGGGGCGCTCTCCATCTTCATCACCCCGAGCGAAGAGGAGCCCCAGATCGTCGTTCCCATGATCGACGTGATGGTGGCCATGCCCGGGGCATCGCCCCAAGAGGTGGAAAGGCGCGTCGTCACCCCTATGGAAAAACTCCTCTGGGAGATCCCTGGGGTGGAATACGTCTATTCCACTGCCATGGACGGCAAGGCCCTCACCATAGTCCGGTTCGAGGTGGGTGAAGATGTAGAGCGGAGCCTGGTCAAGGCCTATGAGAAGCTCTATTCCCATTTTGACTGGATCCCGCCCGGGTGCGGAAAACCCATTCTAAAGGCACGATCCATAGACGACGTTCCCATCATGGTCCTGACCCTTTGGGGAAAGGCCCATGATCCCCTTGCCCTTCGATCCCTTGCAGCCCGGCTCGACGACGAGATCAGGGCCATCCCTGGCGTGAGCCAGACCCAGGTCATCGGAGGGCTCAGGCGTGAGGTCCGGGTGATCCTGGATCCCCAGGCCCTTGCCGCCCTCGGCCTGGATCCAGTGGACGTAACTGCCTCCCTTGGCTCACAAAATGCCGCTTCCTGGATCACGGACCTCACCACGGACAACCGGGCCTTTTCCTTGCGCGTGGATGGTTTCTTCAAGGACGTGCGGGACGTAGAAGGGATCATCGTGGCCAACAGGGACGGCCGTCCGGTCTTCCTGCGGGACGTGGCCCGGATCGTGGACGGCCCGGAAGAGCCGGCCTCCTATGTGCTCATAGGTGCAGGCGGCAGTCCGCAAAAGGCAGGCCTTGCCCTCTCGCCCGGAGAGACGGCGAACGCCGTATCCCTTGCCGTCTCCAAGAGAAAGGGACAAAACGCCACCCTCATTGCCAACGAGGTCCTCAGAAAGGTAGAGATGACCCGGGGCTACATCCTGCCCGATGACGTCCACGTCACGATCACCAGGGATTACGGGGAAACGGCCAAGCAGAAATCTGACGAACTCCTCGAGCACCTCGCCATTGCGACGATCTCGGTCGCCTGTCTCATGGCCCTCCTCTTGGGTATCCGGGCGAGCCTAGTAGTCCTCGTGGCCATTCCCGTCACCCTCGCTTTCACCCTCTTCATCTATTATCTCTACGGCTACACCCTGAACCGGGTCACCCTCTTCGCCCTCATCTTCTGCATCGGGATCCTCGTGGACGACCCCATCGTAGGGGTCGAGAACATCGTCCGCCACCTCAGGCTGCCAGAAAATCAGGGCCGTCCCTTTCGAAAGATCATCGTGGAGTCGGTGGTGGAGGTTGGAAGCCCCCTGGTCCTTGCTACCTTCACCGTCATCGCAGCCATCCTACCCCTTGCCTTTGTCAGGGGCCTCATGGGGCCTTACATGCGGCCAATGCCCGTGGGGGCGTCGGTGGCCATGTTCCTCTCCATGGTGGTCACCTTCGTCATCACTCCCTGGGCTGCGTATCACATCCTGGGAAGACGGGCATCCCACCCGGAGGAACGGGAAGGACGCCTCACCCTCCTGTACCGCAAGATCATGGGGCGCCTCATCGCAAGCGTCTCGCTCCGCTGGGCCTTTCTCTGGATCATGGCCCTCCTTTTTGCGGCATCCTGCCTCCTCATCGCCACCAAGGTGGTGAAGGTGAAGATGCTCCCCTTTGACAACAAGAGCGAATTCCAGGTGATCATTGACATGCCGGAGGGTACGAGCCTCGAAAAGACGGCAGAGGTCGCAGGTGAACTTGGCGCCATCCTCGCCCGTCAGCCTGAGGTGACCGATTACGAGCTTTACGTGGGCACGGCCGCGCCTTTCAATTTCAACGGCCTTGTCAGGCATTATTATCTACGCGAAGGGCCAAATGTCGCTGACATCCAGGTCAATCTCATCGACAGACATCAGCGCTCGGAACAGAGCCACCCCATCGCCAAGGCCCTGAGGCCCGCACTCGAGGAGGCGGCACGTCGGCATGGCGCTCGAATAAAGGTGGCCGAGATCCCCCCGGGGCCTCCGGTCCTTCAGACCCTGGTCGCCGAGATCTATGGCCCGGACCCCGAGGGCAGGCTGAAGGTGGCCCGTGACGTCCTGTCGTTCTTCGAATCCACGAAAGGCGTGGTGGACGTGGACTGGTATGTGGCAGATCCCCAGCCCGAGTGGCACGTGGTAGTGGACCGGGACAAGGCCCTCACCCTCGGGGTCACGCCAGAGAGGGTCGTGGAGACGATATCAACGGCCCTGGGCGGGTCTGTGGCAGGCCTGCTCCACGATCCCAGTGCCCTGGAGGACGTCCTGATTCGCGTCCGACTCCCCAGACAGATGCGCGCCACTCTACATGACATCGAGGCCTTGCGGGTCCGCTCCAGCTCAGGCGCACTCATCGGCATCACCGAGGTGGCAGCCATCCGGGAAAGGACTATCGAGCAGCCCATCTATCACAAGAACCTCCAACCCGTGGTCTATGTGACAGCGGACGTGGCAGGCGAGGAGGAAAGCCCGATCTACGCCATACTCGCGCTCAACAAGAAACTCAAGGAGTACACAACGCCTTCCGGGACGAAACTCGACATCCTTTATACGCATCAGCCCTTTTCCACCAGGGACTGGTCCATGAAGTGGGACGGGGAGTGGCACATCACCTACGAGGTCTTTCGGGACATGGGAGGGGCCTTTGGAGTGGTCGTGATCATCATCTTCGTCCTCGTGGTGGGATGGTTCCGATCCTACACCATACCCCTCGTAATCCTCGCCCCCATCCCCCTCTCCCTCATCGGCATCATCCCGGCCCACGCCATTGCCGGGGCCTTTTTCACCGCTACCTCCATGATCGGATTCATCGCAGGGGCGGGCATCGTGGTCAGAAACTCCATCATCCTGGTCGATTTCATCGAACTCAGGCTGTCCCAGGGCATGCCGCTCGCCGAGGCGGTCGTGGACGCGGGCGCCGTCCGTTTCCGCCCCATGCTGCTCACTGCCTCGGCTGTTATTGTGGGCTCATTCGTGATACTCTTCGACCCCATCTTCCAGGGACTCGCCATCTCCCTCATGGCTGGGGAAGTGGCGGCGACCCTGTTTTCCCGCATGGTGGTCCCGATCCTTTACTACCTGGATCACCGGATAAAGCAGGAGCGGCGGCTCGTTTTGTGA
- the cfa gene encoding cyclopropane fatty acyl phospholipid synthase — translation MSSLFRTKIESLLSKADVCVGGSRPWDIDVLDERFFKRVAVCGSLGLGESYMDGWWECERLDEAICRILKARLDKDVVGPGSLWQMIKAGLGNPQRLACAFTVGRRHYDLGNDLFERMLDKRMIYSCGYWRNARDLDAAQEAKLDLVCRKLGLAPGMDVLDIGCGWGGAARYAAEKYGVRVVGITVSEEQARYAEQVCAGLPVEIRLMDYRAVEGRFDRIFSIGMFEHVGCKNYRVYMEKVLHCLRPDGLFLLHTIGGSVTTFYLDPWMERYIFPNSMLPSAKQIAASVEGLFVIEDWENFGADYDRTLMSWYERFHRGWEDIKDAYGERFYRMWRYYLLACAGSFRARRNHVWQIVLSPCGVENGYRSIRY, via the coding sequence ATGTCGAGCCTTTTTCGCACAAAGATAGAGTCCCTTTTGTCAAAGGCGGATGTTTGCGTCGGCGGAAGCCGGCCCTGGGACATTGACGTGCTGGATGAGCGATTCTTCAAGAGGGTGGCGGTCTGTGGCTCCCTCGGGCTCGGCGAGTCCTACATGGATGGCTGGTGGGAATGTGAGCGGCTCGACGAGGCGATTTGCCGGATCCTGAAGGCCAGGCTTGACAAGGATGTAGTTGGTCCGGGATCGCTCTGGCAGATGATCAAGGCCGGCCTGGGAAATCCTCAGCGTCTTGCGTGTGCCTTCACCGTGGGCAGGAGGCACTACGATCTCGGAAACGACCTCTTTGAGCGGATGCTCGACAAGCGCATGATCTACAGCTGCGGTTACTGGCGCAACGCCAGGGATCTGGACGCGGCCCAGGAGGCCAAGCTCGATCTCGTGTGCCGCAAGCTCGGTCTTGCCCCCGGCATGGATGTCCTCGACATCGGCTGCGGGTGGGGAGGTGCGGCCCGATATGCTGCAGAGAAATACGGTGTTCGGGTGGTTGGGATCACCGTCTCTGAGGAGCAGGCCAGGTATGCGGAGCAGGTTTGTGCCGGGCTTCCTGTTGAGATACGTCTCATGGACTACAGGGCCGTAGAGGGAAGATTCGACAGGATATTCTCCATAGGGATGTTCGAGCACGTTGGATGCAAGAACTACCGCGTCTACATGGAAAAGGTGCTCCATTGCCTCCGTCCAGACGGGCTTTTTCTTCTGCATACCATCGGGGGGAGTGTTACCACCTTTTATCTGGATCCGTGGATGGAGCGCTATATCTTTCCGAATTCCATGCTGCCTTCTGCCAAACAGATCGCTGCCTCTGTTGAGGGGCTCTTCGTGATCGAGGACTGGGAGAACTTCGGGGCCGACTATGACAGGACCCTCATGAGCTGGTACGAGAGGTTTCATCGGGGCTGGGAGGACATCAAGGATGCCTACGGCGAACGTTTCTATCGAATGTGGAGATACTATCTGCTTGCCTGTGCGGGGTCATTCAGGGCCAGAAGAAATCACGTCTGGCAGATCGTTCTCTCGCCTTGCGGCGTCGAAAACGGATATCGTTCTATCCGATACTAG
- a CDS encoding LapA family protein, with the protein MIKNKALAAVITGLFLFGVFVFQNMSAVDLRFLFWKVSISASFLVLAVFLGGGLAGWVLSRLTYRKKEGPSPPQ; encoded by the coding sequence ATGATCAAGAACAAGGCGTTGGCCGCTGTGATCACAGGGCTTTTCCTCTTCGGCGTCTTTGTCTTTCAGAACATGTCAGCTGTGGATCTCAGGTTCCTTTTCTGGAAGGTGTCTATTTCCGCATCCTTTCTTGTCCTGGCCGTCTTTCTCGGAGGAGGCCTTGCAGGCTGGGTCCTCTCGAGACTGACCTATCGTAAAAAAGAAGGCCCTTCTCCACCTCAGTAA